Proteins from a genomic interval of Clostridium scatologenes:
- the lon gene encoding endopeptidase La, translating into MEKNLEVLPLIPLRGITVFPYMVLHFDVGREKSIGAIEEAMLNEQKVFLAAQKEAKIEEPEEEDIFVMGTICNIKQILKLPGDTIRVLVEGESRGKLSKYIEKEPFLKVEVESLVDEDGINNNKCEALVRSVRKNFDEYIKLSGSIPIDTIVTLEELNNPGRLADVISSYLMLKQEKKQELLNTYEVEERLQKLLDILINEVDILKIERKIGVKVKNKIDKVQKEYYLKEQLKAIQEELGEEDEDKKELAKYKNKINKAKLPKNVKEKALYELERLKSNGGYSAESGVIRTYLDWILDLPWNKQTEDNLDIKSARDVLEKEHYGLEDVKDRIIEYLAVKKMSNSLKGPILCLVGPPGVGKTSIGKSIAHALNRNFVRMSLGGVRDEAEIRGHRKTYVGAIPGRIIYGMKQAKSKNPLFLLDEIDKMSNDFKGDPADALLEVLDSEQNSTFRDHYLELEFDLSNVLFITTANSLENIPRPLLDRMEIIEVSGYTSEEKFHIAKEHLVAKELKAHEIDDDKVKISDSAIQLIIDSYTRESGVRSLERKISSVIRKAIAEIMEKDKKRVILNSTKVKTYLGPEIFTYDKADEEDKVGVVMGMAWTGYGGDTLPIEVTVMPGTGKLELTGQLGDVMKESAKAGYSYVRANAHKYGIEGNFYKEKDLHIHVPEGAVPKDGPSAGVTMITAIISALSNTKVKHNVAMTGEITLTGRVLPIGGLKEKSLAAYRAGITTVIIPKDNEKDLIKIPKVVKSKINYILADKIDIVLENALVKNE; encoded by the coding sequence ATGGAGAAAAATTTAGAAGTTCTTCCTCTGATTCCGTTAAGAGGCATTACTGTGTTTCCATATATGGTTTTACATTTTGATGTTGGCAGAGAAAAGTCTATAGGTGCGATTGAAGAAGCAATGCTTAATGAACAAAAAGTATTTTTAGCAGCTCAAAAAGAGGCCAAGATTGAAGAACCTGAAGAAGAAGATATATTTGTAATGGGGACTATTTGTAATATAAAGCAGATTCTTAAGCTACCAGGTGATACTATAAGAGTATTAGTAGAAGGAGAAAGTAGAGGAAAGCTATCAAAATATATTGAGAAAGAACCATTTTTAAAAGTTGAAGTTGAAAGCTTAGTGGATGAAGATGGTATTAACAATAATAAATGTGAAGCGTTAGTTCGTTCTGTTAGAAAAAATTTTGATGAGTACATAAAGTTATCAGGAAGTATACCAATAGATACGATAGTTACACTTGAGGAGTTGAATAATCCAGGAAGACTTGCAGACGTTATAAGTTCCTATCTTATGCTTAAACAAGAAAAAAAGCAGGAACTTTTAAACACTTATGAAGTAGAAGAAAGGCTTCAAAAGCTTTTAGATATATTAATTAATGAAGTTGACATATTAAAAATAGAGAGAAAAATAGGTGTAAAAGTAAAAAATAAAATTGATAAAGTACAGAAAGAATATTATCTAAAAGAACAACTAAAAGCTATACAAGAAGAACTTGGAGAAGAAGACGAAGATAAGAAAGAATTAGCTAAATATAAGAATAAAATAAATAAAGCTAAGCTTCCTAAAAATGTTAAAGAAAAAGCCTTATATGAATTAGAAAGATTAAAGAGTAACGGAGGATATTCGGCAGAAAGTGGAGTAATAAGAACATATCTTGACTGGATATTAGATCTTCCTTGGAATAAACAAACAGAAGACAATTTAGATATAAAATCAGCTAGAGATGTATTGGAAAAAGAACATTATGGACTTGAAGATGTAAAGGATAGAATAATTGAATATTTAGCTGTTAAAAAGATGAGTAATTCATTAAAAGGACCAATACTTTGCCTCGTTGGACCTCCAGGAGTAGGAAAGACTTCTATAGGTAAATCTATAGCACATGCTTTAAACAGAAATTTTGTTAGAATGTCATTAGGTGGAGTTAGGGATGAAGCTGAAATAAGAGGACATAGAAAAACTTATGTAGGAGCTATTCCAGGAAGAATAATATATGGAATGAAGCAGGCTAAGTCAAAAAATCCTTTGTTCTTATTGGATGAAATAGACAAGATGAGCAATGATTTTAAAGGTGATCCAGCAGATGCACTTTTAGAAGTATTAGATAGTGAACAAAATAGTACATTTAGAGATCATTATCTTGAATTGGAATTTGATTTATCAAATGTATTGTTTATAACTACAGCTAATAGCTTGGAAAATATACCTAGACCGTTATTAGATAGAATGGAAATAATAGAGGTTTCAGGATATACCAGTGAAGAAAAGTTCCATATAGCAAAAGAACATTTAGTAGCTAAAGAGTTAAAAGCACATGAAATAGACGATGATAAAGTAAAAATATCTGATTCAGCTATACAGCTTATAATAGATAGCTATACAAGAGAATCAGGAGTTAGAAGCTTAGAAAGAAAAATATCTTCTGTAATAAGAAAAGCTATAGCAGAAATTATGGAAAAAGATAAAAAGAGAGTAATACTCAATTCCACTAAAGTAAAGACTTATCTTGGACCTGAAATATTCACTTATGACAAAGCGGATGAAGAAGATAAGGTTGGAGTAGTAATGGGAATGGCATGGACAGGATATGGTGGAGATACTTTACCTATTGAAGTAACTGTTATGCCTGGAACAGGAAAATTAGAACTAACTGGTCAGTTAGGTGATGTAATGAAGGAATCTGCTAAGGCTGGATATAGTTATGTTAGAGCTAATGCTCATAAGTATGGAATAGAAGGTAATTTCTATAAAGAGAAGGATTTGCACATACACGTTCCAGAGGGTGCTGTGCCTAAAGATGGTCCATCAGCAGGGGTTACAATGATAACTGCAATTATATCTGCATTAAGTAACACAAAAGTTAAGCATAATGTGGCTATGACTGGTGAAATAACATTAACAGGTAGGGTTCTTCCAATAGGGGGACTTAAGGAAAAAAGTTTAGCTGCATATAGAGCTGGTATTACTACAGTGATAATACCAAAGGATAATGAAAAAGATTTGATAAAAATACCAAAAGTCGTTAAAAGTAAGATAAATTATATATTGGCAGATAAAATAGATATTGTTTTAGAAAATGCCTTAGTTAAAAATGAGTAG
- the yihA gene encoding ribosome biogenesis GTP-binding protein YihA/YsxC: protein MEIKQSEFVISAVVPNQYPQDNRVEIAFVGRSNVGKSSLINTLVNRRKLVKVSGTPGKTRLVNFFIINNEFYFVDLPGYGYAKVSKSEKESWGKVIERYLTGREQLKKVILLVDCRHKPTEDDIIMYKWIKHYNYDAIIVATKIDKLKKAELRKNLKVIRETFELSDEEQVLTFSSLKKLGKEELLDAIEQCINR from the coding sequence ATGGAAATAAAACAATCGGAATTTGTAATTTCAGCAGTTGTACCAAATCAATATCCTCAAGATAACAGAGTTGAAATAGCTTTCGTAGGAAGATCTAATGTAGGAAAGTCATCTTTAATAAATACTTTAGTTAATAGGCGAAAGCTGGTTAAAGTAAGTGGTACTCCTGGAAAGACTAGGTTAGTAAACTTTTTTATTATAAATAATGAATTTTATTTTGTTGACTTACCTGGATATGGATATGCAAAGGTTTCAAAGTCAGAAAAGGAAAGTTGGGGCAAAGTAATTGAAAGGTATTTAACAGGAAGAGAACAATTAAAAAAAGTTATACTACTTGTTGATTGCAGGCATAAACCAACCGAGGACGACATAATTATGTATAAATGGATAAAGCATTATAATTATGATGCCATTATAGTGGCCACTAAAATTGATAAATTGAAGAAAGCTGAATTGAGAAAAAATTTAAAAGTTATTAGAGAAACATTTGAATTAAGTGATGAAGAACAAGTGCTTACTTTTTCTTCATTAAAGAAGTTGGGTAAAGAAGAACTTTTGGATGCAATTGAGCAGTGTATAAATAGATAG
- a CDS encoding CPBP family intramembrane glutamic endopeptidase codes for MVKYDIIKDLLVFLFVYVPPIVLFIRFSRERNRGRILLTIIALVYLIASLFTNNIFPFIFTVINIRYLKKANRVYSLSLSKHTLSERLSDDFERFGFSLKEFNLFSAIKLTAFSYVVIIIIANIETMIVSKFNVQVKEQEVVTWMSNMPLNRFLIIIPIVIIFAPILEEFIFRWLIFEKIFAPRIGIYLAALLSSIIFGFIHFNLRAFPLLIWIGMYNCYLIEKKGYWYSVFNHFTFNFITTMVLLITKLSKVNM; via the coding sequence ATGGTAAAATATGATATTATTAAAGACCTGCTTGTATTTCTATTTGTTTATGTTCCTCCAATTGTACTTTTTATAAGATTTTCTCGAGAAAGAAATAGGGGCAGGATATTATTAACTATAATAGCTTTAGTATATTTGATAGCATCTTTATTTACAAATAATATCTTTCCATTTATTTTTACAGTTATTAATATTAGATATTTAAAAAAAGCTAATAGAGTATATAGCTTAAGTTTGTCAAAACATACTTTAAGTGAAAGATTAAGTGATGATTTTGAGAGATTTGGGTTTAGCTTGAAAGAATTCAATCTTTTTTCAGCTATAAAGTTGACAGCTTTTTCTTATGTTGTAATAATTATAATTGCTAATATAGAGACGATGATTGTTTCTAAATTTAATGTTCAAGTTAAAGAACAAGAAGTAGTTACATGGATGTCTAATATGCCATTAAATAGATTCCTAATAATAATTCCAATAGTTATAATTTTTGCACCAATACTTGAAGAATTTATTTTTAGATGGTTGATATTTGAAAAAATATTTGCACCTAGGATAGGCATTTATTTAGCAGCTTTATTGAGCAGTATAATTTTTGGTTTCATTCATTTTAATTTAAGAGCTTTTCCTTTACTGATTTGGATAGGAATGTATAATTGCTATTTGATAGAAAAAAAGGGATATTGGTACTCTGTATTCAATCATTTTACATTTAATTTTATAACTACCATGGTGCTGTTAATAACCAAATTATCTAAAGTTAACATGTGA
- a CDS encoding helix-turn-helix transcriptional regulator — protein MSKISHLIEMIITLQYKGLTTATELAETLEVDKKTIYRYINSLNKANIPVHTKKGRYGGFYIDQEFYMKPSKLNKEELQSLLMSTQILTKENGFIYEKDLQTAVTKIKSLCVNSNDELKYLNENGNFKINEAGGLQNLQDKISQINYAMSRGRTLSINYFSANKNNLTIKKVDPYNLIFREGAWYIIGYYYKSDRVESFKISRIQNLKITDEIYMIPHTFSLKTYLEDNWAVFKGDKNKVIIKFDKNISDFIENGKWHPDEQLQKLDDGSLLLIMYLDEFQEVKNWILGFGKNAEVIEPVKFREEIKKEIEDMYKKY, from the coding sequence ATGTCTAAAATTTCTCATTTAATAGAAATGATAATTACATTACAATACAAAGGACTTACTACAGCAACGGAATTAGCAGAAACTTTAGAAGTTGATAAAAAAACTATATATAGATATATTAATAGTTTGAATAAGGCTAACATACCAGTGCATACTAAAAAAGGTAGGTATGGAGGATTTTATATAGATCAAGAATTTTATATGAAACCGTCAAAACTTAATAAAGAAGAATTACAATCTTTGCTCATGTCTACTCAAATACTCACAAAAGAAAATGGTTTTATATATGAGAAAGACTTACAAACTGCTGTAACAAAAATAAAGAGTTTGTGTGTGAATTCCAATGATGAACTAAAATATTTAAATGAAAATGGAAATTTTAAAATTAATGAAGCTGGTGGATTACAAAATTTACAAGATAAGATATCTCAAATAAATTATGCTATGAGTAGAGGAAGAACTTTAAGCATAAACTATTTTTCTGCAAATAAAAATAATTTAACTATAAAAAAGGTAGATCCATATAACTTGATTTTTAGAGAAGGTGCATGGTATATAATAGGTTACTATTATAAGAGTGATCGAGTTGAAAGCTTTAAAATATCAAGAATACAGAATTTAAAGATAACAGATGAAATATATATGATACCTCACACATTTTCTTTGAAAACATATCTAGAAGACAATTGGGCTGTTTTTAAAGGAGATAAAAATAAAGTTATAATAAAGTTTGATAAAAATATTTCAGACTTTATAGAAAATGGGAAATGGCATCCTGATGAACAATTACAAAAATTAGATGATGGATCATTATTGTTAATTATGTATTTGGATGAATTTCAAGAAGTAAAAAATTGGATATTGGGATTTGGTAAAAATGCAGAAGTTATTGAGCCTGTAAAATTTAGAGAAGAAATAAAAAAAGAAATAGAAGATATGTATAAAAAATACTAA
- a CDS encoding ABC transporter substrate-binding protein, with amino-acid sequence MICKKKSVALFLILLFVINIVACNKAKDSEKEKQLNIYVDLKDKESSSILKSAIEGYKKDNPKVKVSINNAMGGKIEEDIGNNNADIVVTSRNNMIKLSRKGLLSDIGNFYDDGNLNDKYYTILNSYGRFNDKYYGIGLIPYTIEIFYNESYFKKENLKVPSSIDELKNTLKSLNEKSIKIPVILTEDLDINNGLASMIINNKVSMRKLESKYDGGAEFYKSLNEIQQAFDDMAVFIKQNNINKNTFEIGNESSINKFIKGNLPLIISSSYYVKDFKDENKDIKIMDNFTSSNSSKMVIPVICNSIICIPVNSKNSEEINSFAKFIINDDFQKKLLEEGFVTGNKKVNSSIKSGVKSVVVKHLKESTEDNIIFSENVSEKLKSGMSSKIDELLSGKPSTKMWEEIVNDAYK; translated from the coding sequence ATGATTTGCAAGAAAAAAAGTGTAGCATTATTTTTAATATTGCTATTTGTTATCAATATTGTGGCGTGTAATAAGGCAAAGGATTCAGAAAAAGAAAAACAATTAAATATATATGTGGATTTAAAAGATAAAGAGTCTTCAAGTATATTGAAATCAGCAATAGAAGGATATAAAAAAGATAACCCTAAAGTAAAAGTTAGCATTAATAATGCTATGGGAGGTAAAATAGAAGAAGACATAGGTAATAATAATGCTGATATAGTAGTTACTTCTAGGAATAATATGATAAAGTTAAGTAGAAAAGGATTATTAAGTGATATAGGAAATTTTTATGATGATGGCAACCTTAATGATAAATATTATACTATATTAAATTCTTATGGAAGGTTTAATGATAAATATTATGGAATTGGTTTAATTCCATATACTATAGAAATTTTTTATAATGAAAGTTATTTTAAAAAAGAAAATTTAAAAGTTCCATCTAGTATTGATGAATTAAAGAACACATTAAAAAGTTTAAATGAAAAATCAATAAAAATTCCTGTAATTTTAACAGAAGATTTAGATATAAATAATGGATTAGCTTCTATGATAATAAATAACAAAGTTAGTATGAGAAAATTAGAAAGTAAGTATGATGGTGGAGCTGAGTTTTACAAGTCTTTAAATGAAATTCAGCAGGCATTTGATGATATGGCAGTTTTTATAAAACAAAATAACATAAACAAAAACACTTTTGAAATTGGAAATGAAAGCAGTATAAATAAGTTTATAAAAGGAAATTTACCTTTAATTATAAGCTCATCATATTATGTTAAAGATTTTAAAGATGAAAATAAAGATATAAAAATTATGGATAATTTTACTAGCAGTAATTCTTCAAAAATGGTTATACCTGTAATTTGTAATTCTATAATTTGCATACCTGTAAACAGTAAGAATAGTGAAGAAATAAATAGTTTTGCAAAATTTATTATAAATGACGATTTTCAGAAAAAGCTTTTGGAGGAAGGTTTTGTAACTGGAAATAAAAAAGTAAATAGTTCTATAAAATCTGGAGTTAAATCCGTGGTGGTTAAACATCTAAAAGAAAGTACTGAAGACAATATAATTTTTTCGGAAAATGTTTCTGAAAAACTAAAGAGTGGAATGTCTTCTAAAATAGATGAATTGTTATCGGGTAAGCCAAGTACAAAAATGTGGGAAGAAATTGTAAATGATGCCTATAAGTAA
- a CDS encoding Fur family transcriptional regulator: MDTLSSIFREKKLKLTPQRIAVYKFLQSTKEHPSAETIYTALQPEYPTMSLATVYKALKTLVEVNLVQEINVGDGNFRYDGNVLPHPHIQCLSCGKVEDIDGICFSNLNDKIKSYTEYDVVGNQVYFYGICKNCKN; the protein is encoded by the coding sequence ATGGATACTTTATCTAGTATTTTTAGAGAAAAAAAATTAAAACTTACTCCACAAAGAATTGCAGTATATAAATTTTTACAATCAACTAAAGAGCATCCATCTGCTGAGACAATATATACGGCACTTCAACCAGAATATCCTACTATGAGCCTTGCAACTGTTTATAAGGCTCTAAAAACTCTAGTTGAAGTAAACCTTGTTCAAGAAATCAATGTTGGTGATGGAAACTTTAGATATGACGGAAATGTTCTACCACATCCTCACATACAATGTCTTAGCTGTGGAAAAGTAGAAGATATAGACGGAATTTGTTTTTCTAATTTAAATGACAAAATTAAAAGTTATACTGAATATGATGTAGTAGGAAATCAAGTATACTTTTACGGAATATGTAAAAATTGCAAAAATTAA
- a CDS encoding APC family permease, whose protein sequence is MGKSELKKEIGLVPALAIVIGMVIGSGVFFKPTAIFTSTGAPGLGMMAWVLGGIISIAGGLTAAEISAAIPKTGGMIAYLEETYGDVWGYLLGWAQTIIYIPANIAALAIIFATQVTSLLSLSDSMLKPVAIIVIIFLICMNALGSKTGGIIQTVSTVGKLIPLFAIIIVGLMNGGGGAARLFPVTAANHPIATSLGSALVATMFAYEGWINVGAISGEMKNPGKDLPRAIVGGLSLVMAVYVIINVAYLFVLPASTLAATKTPAADVAKIIFGQAGGKVITVGILVSIFGALNGYILTGARIPYAMATENKLPGSKWLSKLHPTFKSPINSSILIAVVSIILVFSGKFDQLTDLLVFVIWIFYVMTFCAVITLRKKQPDLYRPYKVPLYPIIPAIAIIGGAYIIFNTLLTQPMNAGIGILLTVIGYPIYLSRKSKFKKADEEYTA, encoded by the coding sequence ATGGGTAAAAGTGAATTAAAAAAAGAAATAGGTCTTGTACCTGCTCTTGCAATCGTTATCGGTATGGTTATCGGTTCAGGTGTATTCTTTAAACCTACAGCTATATTTACATCAACAGGGGCTCCTGGACTAGGTATGATGGCTTGGGTTTTAGGTGGAATTATATCTATAGCAGGCGGACTTACAGCAGCTGAAATATCTGCAGCAATACCTAAGACAGGTGGCATGATAGCATATTTGGAAGAAACTTATGGTGATGTTTGGGGATATCTTTTAGGATGGGCACAAACAATCATATATATTCCAGCAAATATAGCTGCACTTGCAATAATATTTGCAACACAGGTAACATCGCTATTAAGTTTAAGTGATTCAATGTTAAAGCCAGTAGCAATTATAGTAATTATATTTTTAATATGCATGAACGCATTGGGATCAAAAACAGGTGGAATTATTCAAACTGTATCTACAGTAGGTAAGTTAATACCTTTATTCGCAATTATAATAGTTGGACTTATGAATGGCGGCGGTGGAGCAGCAAGATTATTCCCAGTAACAGCTGCTAATCATCCAATAGCTACAAGTCTTGGTTCAGCTCTAGTAGCTACAATGTTTGCGTATGAAGGTTGGATTAATGTTGGAGCTATATCAGGAGAAATGAAAAATCCAGGTAAAGATTTACCAAGAGCTATTGTAGGTGGATTATCATTAGTTATGGCAGTATATGTAATAATAAATGTAGCATATTTATTCGTATTACCAGCATCTACTCTTGCTGCTACAAAAACACCAGCTGCTGATGTTGCAAAAATAATTTTCGGACAAGCAGGTGGTAAAGTTATAACTGTAGGTATATTAGTATCTATATTTGGAGCACTAAATGGATATATATTAACAGGAGCTAGAATACCTTATGCAATGGCAACAGAAAATAAATTACCAGGAAGTAAGTGGTTATCAAAGTTGCATCCAACTTTTAAATCACCTATAAATAGTAGTATATTAATAGCTGTTGTATCAATAATACTTGTATTTTCAGGAAAGTTTGATCAGTTAACTGACTTATTGGTATTTGTAATATGGATATTCTATGTTATGACATTCTGTGCAGTAATTACTCTTAGAAAAAAACAGCCGGATTTATATAGACCATACAAAGTTCCACTATATCCTATAATTCCAGCTATAGCTATTATAGGCGGAGCTTATATAATATTTAACACTTTACTTACCCAACCTATGAATGCAGGAATAGGTATCCTACTTACTGTAATAGGTTATCCTATATATTTATCTAGAAAGAGTAAATTTAAAAAAGCAGATGAAGAATACACTGCTTAA
- the cobC gene encoding alpha-ribazole phosphatase: MNLYFVRHGETECNKSNLYYGNLDVPISEIGFIQAKKDSKMLENISFNRAYVSKMKRAKQTAEIILDKKECSVTEDFRINERNFGAFEGKNYNEIKELYPKEWKVWCEDWKNAVPPNGESYMQFYGRIKDFMDSILQLKDDNILIVTHSGVIKSVYCYILDNNLDFFWKFNSKNGDITLIKYEYGNIYIDSICHV, encoded by the coding sequence ATGAATTTATATTTTGTAAGACATGGAGAAACTGAATGTAATAAAAGTAATCTCTATTATGGTAATTTAGATGTGCCAATTAGTGAAATCGGTTTTATCCAAGCAAAGAAGGATTCAAAAATGCTTGAAAATATAAGTTTTAATAGAGCATATGTAAGCAAAATGAAAAGAGCTAAGCAAACGGCTGAGATTATATTGGATAAAAAAGAATGTAGTGTAACTGAAGATTTCAGAATAAATGAAAGAAATTTTGGTGCATTTGAAGGGAAAAATTATAATGAGATAAAAGAACTTTATCCAAAAGAATGGAAGGTTTGGTGTGAAGATTGGAAGAATGCAGTACCACCAAATGGAGAAAGTTATATGCAGTTTTATGGAAGAATAAAAGATTTTATGGATAGTATTTTACAACTTAAGGATGACAATATTCTCATTGTAACTCACAGTGGTGTTATAAAATCTGTGTATTGTTATATTTTAGACAATAATTTAGATTTTTTTTGGAAGTTTAATTCAAAAAATGGCGATATAACTCTTATAAAGTATGAGTATGGAAATATATACATAGATAGTATATGCCATGTTTAA
- the cobS gene encoding adenosylcobinamide-GDP ribazoletransferase — protein MKKVFNSFLLVIQFFTRIPVNMNLPCEMEDFRRGSTFLPIVGLIIGIIQWIVYEAFVKILPVDVVVVIVILVGVIITGGFHIDGLGDTFDGFFAFKGEEKIIEIMKDSRIGTYACIATIMNFLFRYSLLTYIAPRYSVAIIVVPAISRFCTVFISYIGNTAKNTGTGNFLINNVGKNQLCISFMMTLAVLLLIIHWKYTVILVVSAMIFTFIFNLFCKGKIGGLTGDTLGASNELNEILALIVITILVKNFI, from the coding sequence ATGAAAAAAGTATTCAATAGTTTTTTGTTAGTAATTCAGTTTTTTACTAGAATACCTGTAAATATGAATTTACCTTGTGAAATGGAGGATTTTAGGAGAGGATCAACTTTTTTGCCTATTGTAGGGTTAATAATTGGAATTATTCAATGGATAGTATATGAAGCGTTTGTAAAGATATTACCAGTTGATGTAGTAGTAGTGATAGTAATTTTAGTTGGAGTAATTATTACTGGTGGATTTCATATAGATGGGCTAGGAGACACTTTTGATGGATTCTTTGCTTTTAAGGGTGAGGAAAAAATAATTGAAATAATGAAAGATAGTAGAATAGGTACATATGCATGTATTGCAACAATAATGAATTTTTTGTTTAGATATTCACTTTTAACATATATAGCTCCTAGATATTCCGTAGCAATTATAGTAGTTCCTGCAATATCTAGATTTTGTACTGTTTTTATATCTTATATAGGTAATACTGCCAAGAATACAGGGACAGGAAATTTTCTTATAAATAATGTAGGAAAAAATCAATTGTGTATAAGTTTTATGATGACTTTAGCAGTGTTGTTGCTAATAATACATTGGAAATATACTGTTATTTTGGTGGTTTCAGCAATGATTTTTACATTTATATTCAATTTATTTTGTAAAGGTAAAATAGGTGGACTTACAGGAGATACTTTAGGAGCAAGCAATGAATTAAATGAAATACTTGCATTAATTGTTATTACGATATTAGTCAAGAATTTTATATGA
- the cobU gene encoding bifunctional adenosylcobinamide kinase/adenosylcobinamide-phosphate guanylyltransferase, whose protein sequence is MGKIVLVTGGSRSGKSTFAEKILEGKDNVLYIATAKVTDEEMKKRIEIHKKSRNQKWSTYEGFKDLDKILEKDNNKYIMLECMGTMVTNLMFDKNIDFDTISLEEISKLEKEIKDEVKKVITVAKERDKELIVVTNEVGWSIVSGYRLGRIFSDILGHINQHIGSLSDEAYMVACGFPIRLK, encoded by the coding sequence ATGGGAAAAATAGTATTAGTTACAGGTGGAAGTCGAAGTGGAAAAAGTACTTTTGCAGAAAAAATTTTAGAAGGTAAGGACAATGTTTTATATATTGCTACAGCTAAAGTTACAGATGAAGAAATGAAAAAAAGAATAGAAATTCATAAAAAGAGTAGAAATCAAAAATGGTCAACTTATGAAGGATTTAAAGATTTAGATAAAATTCTAGAAAAAGACAATAATAAATATATAATGTTAGAATGTATGGGCACTATGGTTACAAATTTGATGTTTGACAAAAATATTGATTTTGATACTATTTCATTAGAAGAAATATCAAAGCTAGAAAAGGAAATAAAAGATGAAGTAAAGAAAGTAATTACAGTAGCAAAAGAAAGAGATAAAGAATTAATTGTAGTAACAAATGAAGTGGGGTGGAGTATAGTATCAGGTTATAGGCTTGGAAGAATTTTTAGTGATATTTTAGGACACATCAATCAGCATATAGGAAGTCTAAGTGACGAAGCCTATATGGTTGCATGTGGATTTCCTATTAGACTTAAATGA
- a CDS encoding FAD:protein FMN transferase, with product MKKIIKNIGIAIFMLTCISALYGCEKKNLEPLDKTEYMLGTVCSIKVYDGNKQQAIDSAYKRIKDIENKMSVNKSGTELDAVADKAGKSYVKVSDDTLYVLKKGKYYSEQSNGAFDITIGPLVKLWGIGTDNAKLPSVQEIDQKKALINYKDLIIDEKNKQVMLAKPGMSLDLGGIAKGYAADEATRILKENGVKHAIVNLGGNVLAINDNPEGKPWTIGVQNPFNTTGDYFATINVTNKTVVTSGIYERFFEKDGKKYHHILNPFTGYPMDNSLASVTLVTDVSIDADAMTKNIFYKGMEKGPEYVKTLKGVDAIFVTKNKEVYITDGLKNNFEITNSEFKLINKK from the coding sequence ATGAAAAAAATCATAAAAAATATAGGTATAGCAATTTTTATGCTAACATGTATTTCAGCACTATATGGGTGTGAAAAGAAGAATTTAGAACCACTTGATAAAACAGAATATATGTTAGGTACTGTTTGTTCCATAAAGGTATACGATGGCAATAAGCAACAAGCTATTGACAGTGCATATAAAAGAATTAAAGATATAGAAAATAAGATGAGTGTAAATAAAAGCGGAACTGAGTTGGATGCTGTTGCTGATAAGGCTGGAAAGTCTTATGTTAAAGTATCAGATGATACTTTATATGTTTTGAAAAAAGGAAAATATTACTCGGAGCAGTCTAATGGAGCATTTGATATAACTATAGGACCTTTAGTTAAGCTTTGGGGAATAGGAACTGATAATGCTAAATTGCCTTCTGTACAGGAAATAGACCAAAAAAAAGCTTTAATAAATTATAAAGATCTTATTATAGATGAGAAAAATAAGCAGGTAATGTTGGCTAAACCTGGAATGTCTTTAGATTTAGGTGGTATTGCAAAAGGTTATGCTGCAGATGAAGCTACAAGAATACTAAAGGAAAATGGCGTTAAGCATGCTATTGTAAACCTTGGTGGTAATGTGCTTGCTATTAATGATAATCCAGAAGGTAAACCATGGACAATAGGTGTACAAAATCCATTTAATACTACAGGAGATTATTTTGCTACAATAAATGTTACTAATAAAACAGTTGTAACTTCTGGAATATATGAAAGGTTTTTTGAAAAGGATGGTAAAAAGTATCATCATATTTTGAACCCTTTTACTGGTTACCCAATGGATAATTCCCTTGCCAGTGTTACATTAGTTACAGATGTATCCATTGATGCAGATGCTATGACTAAAAACATATTTTATAAGGGTATGGAAAAGGGTCCTGAATATGTGAAAACATTAAAAGGAGTAGATGCTATATTTGTAACTAAAAATAAAGAAGTTTATATAACTGATGGTCTAAAAAATAATTTTGAAATTACTAATTCAGAATTTAAGCTTATAAATAAAAAATAA